A stretch of Phoenix dactylifera cultivar Barhee BC4 chromosome 16, palm_55x_up_171113_PBpolish2nd_filt_p, whole genome shotgun sequence DNA encodes these proteins:
- the LOC103711460 gene encoding GRAS family protein RAD1-like: MNGWISSSSTPLQDGTLTQGTAIRRFCAARMDQERDQGEWDDAFFDIEAWSSSRDSSSPPCSWASFEETSFIDSVINTSLCEQANEDATPVQDLRMYEVAHESLDIVGNSVDYSGVPLVPSGVVDVEARGINEGLELVHLLLACAEAVGCRDARLAASTLHRIWTFANPCGDSLQRVSFCFAMGLQSRLSLLRNIGTNGSLTGAVTTDGPLVTREEKMEGFRLLYQTTPYIAFGFMAANEAICQAARGKDYLHIIDLGMEHTLQWPSLIRTLVSRSEGPPKLLRITGICSAMFSDLPELESSMRAITNEANALGMPVEFRALEEAPSPLLPNLDQLELRQGEVVFVNSIMHLHKYVRESRGSLKAILTAIKKLNPALVTVVEQDANHNGPFFLARFLESLHYYSAIFDSLEASLPRASTQRLKIEKCHFAEEIRNIVAYEGCDRVARHERADQWRRQLGRAGFQVVGLKSTSQARMLLSVYGCEGYTVASEKGCLLLGWNGRPIMWASAWQVNPLSSS; encoded by the coding sequence ATGAACGGTTGGATTTCTTCTTCCTCGACTCCCCTGCAAGATGGCACCCTTACCCAGGGCACCGCCATCCGAAGGTTCTGCGCTGCACGTATGGACCAGGAGCGGGACCAAGGTGAATGGGATGATGCCTTCTTTGACATCGAGGCATGGTCCTCTTCACGGGATTCAAGTAGCCCTCCTTGTTCATGGGCGTCCTTCGAGGAGACTAGTTTCATTGACAGCGTCATCAACACGAGCTTATGCGAACAGGCGAACGAAGATGCTACTCCGGTGCAAGACCTTCGTATGTACGAAGTTGCTCATGAATCTCTGGATATAGTTGGCAATTCTGTAGACTACTCAGGAGTGCCTTTGGTACCTTCAGGTGTCGTTGACGTAGAAGCTAGAGGGATAAATGAAGGCCTTGAGCTGGTCCATCTGCTCTTGGCCTGTGCCGAGGCAGTGGGATGCAGAGACGCTCGCCTTGCTGCTTCAACCCTCCATCGTATATGGACGTTCGCGAACCCGTGTGGCGATTCCCTGCAAAGGGTCTCCTTCTGCTTTGCAATGGGTCTGCAATCTCGATTGTCTCTTTTGCGCAACATCGGCACAAATGGTTCCCTAACTGGTGCAGTCACCACCGATGGCCCGCTCGTCACGAGAGAAGAGAAGATGGAAGGCTTCCGCCTCCTTTATCAAACCACTCCCTACATTGCCTTCGGCTTCATGGCCGCAAACGAGGCCATATGCCAAGCTGCACGGGGAAAGGACTATTTGCACATCATCGATCTTGGAATGGAACACACACTTCAATGGCCTTCTCTCATCAGGACGTTGGTGTCACGCTCTGAAGGCCCGCCGAAGCTTCTCCGGATCACGGGGATCTGCAGCGCCATGTTTTCCGATCTCCCTGAGCTCGAGTCCAGCATGAGAGCCATAACAAACGAAGCGAATGCGCTTGGCATGCCTGTGGAGTTTCGAGCACTGGAAGAGGCGCCCTCCCCACTGCTACCTAACCTCGACCAGCTCGAGTTAAGGCAGGGAGAAGTGGTCTTTGTGAATAGCATCATGCACCTGCACAAGTATGTGAGGGAGAGCAGGGGGTCTCTCAAGGCCATCCTTACTGCGATAAAGAAGCTGAACCCTGCACTCGTCACTGTTGTCGAGCAGGATGCCAACCACAATGGACCTTTCTTTCTTGCCAGGTTCCTTGAATCACTTCACTACTACTCTGCCATTTTTGACTCCCTCGAGGCTAGCCTTCCCCGGGCTAGCACGCAGAGGTTGAAGATAGAGAAGTGCCATTTCGCCGAGGAGATACGGAACATCGTTGCATACGAAGGTTGCGATAGGGTCGCGAGACACGAGAGAGCTGATCAATGGAGGCGGCAGCTGGGCCGGGCAGGGTTCCAGGTGGTTGGGCTCAAGTCCACGAGTCAGGCTAGGATGCTGCTGTCTGTGTATGGGTGCGAGGGGTACACCGTCGCCAGTGAGAAGGGATGCTTACTTTTAGGGTGGAATGGGAGGCCTATAATGTGGGCATCCGCATGGCAAGTAAACCCTCTTTCCTCTTCCTGA